A stretch of DNA from Telopea speciosissima isolate NSW1024214 ecotype Mountain lineage chromosome 5, Tspe_v1, whole genome shotgun sequence:
GAAGCATCAAGTATGGAGTCTGCCCACGTAGCTCTAAGGAGagttaaggagagagaaagagagagatccgATCCTTCCGAGTTCCTTCCGTCCTTCCGTAGTACAACAACTAACAAAATGTCGGTGGAAACCTTACTCCTACCAAACCCACGAAAATAATTACGTTGAAAGAAAAGAGCCGACACTTCattttttccaaataaaatattacTCAAGCTTAAGCTTAGCCTGCCTAACAGAGTAACTGTTTCACTGTTACCGAAATCGAccaacttaaaatattacttaACCCTAGCCTGTTTGATACCGTAAAacaggaaaattatctcctgtaATTCTTTGTCCCGTCCAATTTCTTAGTGCTTGTAATAAGAAGAGGGTGAACGGATCGTCATGTAGTTTTTGACCAGCGTGGGAGAAAATGAGAGTACCCACAAGGACATCATCacggatgaattttttttttatttttttaagaaggGTTGGAGCTACAGAAATaaacaatgttctttttcccttgcaATTATATGTAATACAATAAGAATGAAGCTTTGATAATTCATATTCCTTTAGAATTCCAGAATAGACTATGAATTGTCTCTACTGAAACTTGAGAAGTTTACAAATGCAGCTGGAAACAGAATAAATGAAACTTgacaaaataggaaaatttCAAACTCGCTGAATCTTAGCTATGTATCAGGCATCTTGTAATTGCAGCAACCTTCTAGTAATGGAGgttgaagaacaagaagaaaacaaacGAAATAGATGGTATTGATgggagaaaaggggggggggggggggaggagggggaatGAGAGAGGAGGAATAATTGTGAGCAAAGCAAAcatcacttaaaaaaaaaaaaaaaatttatttgcaAGCAACTCTCAAATTGTTAGTTTAAAAAATTACTAGCCAGTATTAGATTGTCAAAGTTCATCCCGAATCAATCAGATTGATCGAAACTGATCAGTTCAGTAGGGACCAAACAAATCAAACCcttatcggtttggttttagGTTGTGGTTTATAGAACTAATAGAATCAATGTTGACCGGATCGATAGGAAATTGACCCCtgtcccccccaaaaaaaacatgatttttcAATAATTTCCTTATGTATACATGTTAACCCGAAAACAGGATTGGATTGAACCCAATAGTAGCTCCATTACAAATcaattaccaacaaaaaaaaactactaagaAATCAGATGAAACCAATCTTTCCTTGACCATACTCACTCATTGATTTATCTCTCGGCCGACTCGATGGTCTTTTTTGAGCATACTCACCTCTTGTTCCAATTTTTCCATCCATTGATCCATTTCTCAGCTCTGATACTAGATGATGCGTGCACGGGAGGGATGAgataaaatattgaaaaaaaagagagcaaataagggtagagaaagaagagataggagaaaaaaaaaatagggtgtTCTGGTTTACAACAAAGCTTGACATCCTGGCTTGGGTGTGGAAGCCTACCTCATCTTTTTTAAAGAtaattttgggattttcaaGACTTCTTCATTCATCGTTTGTAAACCATTTAAAGATTACAATACAGTTAGAATAACTTTTAATAACTATCCACTTATATCCTATTAATTAATGCTATAGGAATTGTTGCTCTCTTTGCATCTAAATGAAaatggacctttatccgctgctgtaactggagtgttattgtgcgcatcgtgcggctcATGGCTGCTGCTACGCTGCACAATGCACACAACaacgctccagttacagcagcagataaaaattccatgAGAATGTGGAACTTAGAAGCATCATCTTTTCCCTTCATTACTTCTTCCTCTGTTAATTATAGTCCTTCATATTTAAGTCAGCAATAGTACAAACAAGAGAATTAAGTCTAGCTAAATAGTCAAACTACACATTAACCCTCCAAGCTTAATTTACAAAGGCATTTCTAATTAATATCAGAAATGAAATTtatatatttacataagcaATCCAAATTACTACATATAGTAGAGTCTTCTTCCACTTCAATACTTGAGAGTCCAAAAAGGTTACCGATACAAGGGAACTATATACTATTTTTCCTCAAGAAAAACCTAGATATAATCAGAACCAAAACCAACATGgaaataatgaaaattacatAGTTGTCCTACAGGTTCATGCAACCCTTTTAAGAAGGAAAGGTTAAACAAGCATAGCTTGTTCTCAAGAATACATGAGGACATGATTGAATAAACTAAATCGCAAAATAAAACTCTCTAATCAAGATAGTAATGGTTTCACAGCTTCAATgaagtctccatcttcttcacCACTTGTTTTACTTCTCTGTAGATATTTGTAGTAGATGTATTGGAGAATGATCTGAGTACATAACTTGTCAAGGTAACTatgcaaaaaataaattataaaaaaaaaaaataaaaaaaataaaaaaaataaaactactgCTTAAATTATATTCAAAGTATATATTATTAGGGGTTTaaggtttaagcacaaggttgcttaaagcaatacaccatgaatatcaagtttggaataaacaggttgttgcctccagctagtatttataggaaagactagggttttaggttagatgggttcTATCCAGTGAGGCCCACCACAGCctgattccttattcaagtaaacttatattagaacatatattagggttatagaatatacccaacaTATATGATTGGCATCCATAGGTTTTCAAAGGATACAAAGAGATCTAGTGCCACACAAACTACAGCATCAAACAACCAAGGCAtgtttgcttttattttctcCCACTCAGTGCTTCTTACAACAATACTGCATCCACACAAAGTGTTAGAGATGGGTAagacagacagagagagagagagagagagagagagagagaccttccCACATAGGCAATATTGGCAATGAGAGCAAATATGAACATGAGGGGGTTTAAGCCCTGAAAGATTTGACAAGTTCATGTTAATCAAGTAAGTAATCTTCAAGTTATGTATGCTATACAATTGGCAAAGAGAAGTTTAATTATGACACAATTTACCTCCACACTCCCTCTTTTAATCTGAAACATGAATGACATGCAAACTTCATtagaaattaaacaaaaataagacATAGAAACAAAAGATATATGCAAGGatagttgggcatgcatgactTAACCAACCATTAATAAATTGGTTTTTCCCTACTTCTTATTCTATAACAAAAAAATGACTTAAAAAGGTTTCattccaaaaataaatttatagaaATTAAAGATACTCACATTTAACCATATTTGAGGGATTCGGCCTCCCATGTATATAGCAGCCATCAGCCATCCTAAAGCCATTCCGTAAGAATTGCTTTCAACCCCAACATCCTACATTCAATTCAtattattcttctcttctctattaaCCATCACCAACCCATTACAGTGAATCCAAATCACTAcaacaatgtaaacaaaaacaaaacaaaaaaatctctTCAATTATGAGATTTGACCCTCTGATTGAAATGGAAAGGGTATTTTCGATCGGATTTAAATCATTTCCAATTCCTCAATGGTGCAGTTCGGGTTGGAGAGGTCGACACCTGACAgttggacatccaacggtccgagctcattgacttcatttttttttttcttctcgagcttAGCACCgttggaattggagaggatttttttcccctcatATATATATGGTAAACTCAGAGTCCAATAATAGAGTCACATCGCCAATGAcaaaagagagaatctcttcaccatggatgaAGTAAAACTTAAATCTGTTTTTTGTAATGAGAATATGAATAATACTTGTTGTAATTGTAATTGGTTGATCCCTGGTAACCCCAAGTATCTTTCCACCAATGCCATGGTTTGATGCGGTAAATTGACTGATGCTGCAAGAAATGTTCCATAGCCCACCTGTAGGCACATTGATACTAATTAAGCAAATGAAAAGGTTCATgaacttgaaaagaaaaaaagggttcACCCCTATAATTTTGGATAGACCCAAGTATAGAGCCCATTTACAAAAATGGGCTTAAGGAATAATGGGCTGGCATGTAAATCTATTGACCCAGCCCAGtccatgatttggaaagccaagctTAAGCAGAAGCAGAAACAGGGTAAGGATtgtagaagggaagaaggaaaagaaacaaatgaTGAGCAGTCTTACAGAGCGAGGAATCCTGATGGGCTTTGTTGTCTCAGTTGATGGAAACGAGTcgtcatcggatgaggacgatgACTCATTTAGTTGCATTGCTGAAGGACCACTTCTGGCAACTCTGAGATAAGAACCATATGAAGGTGGTGTTCCACTTGTAGCCAGAGACCTTGCCGACCTGCAAATCCATTAATAATAACTGAACAAAAGGgtaggaaacaaaaaaaaaattctttctcaacCAGAGATAGAACTATCAATTACTGCCAAAACCCAGATCCAAAAATACTTCTCAAATTAAAGGGAATGAAACATGTACAGAACATACATATAGTAAGAGTCCCTCTGAGGAGAAGGAGCAGCTGCTGTCCTGTGGAGACCTCCTGGTATGGAAATGATGGATTCATGGGATTTGggtctttcctcctcctcctcctcctcctgctgcTGCTTGTGACTTTGCATCTTCTCCCACCTGAATacaaaaagttttaaaaaaagaaaaagatatatatTAACTAAACAGAACCCCATAggttttttatttctccttttgTCTTCTACTTTGGAGTTATTAATGAATATAAGTTTAAAGAATAGATTTAGGGTGTTTCTGGGTACCTTTTCCTTGGGTTCCTTCTTTGATCTGGATTTCCGCCATCTACAGATGTGATCATAATACACACACTGCCATACCAACATTACTGTACTGATTGTGTAGAGCTACAAAAGAACACAGAACTATACTACATCAGATGTGTAAAATGGGCTCAAACCAGAACCCAAGCCCATAACCCATAAGTCCATAACCAATAATTAGTACTttaataaagagagagagagagagagagagagagaggagatgtgAAAGAGAGATTTTACCAGACCTGTGTAGAACTGGGTTGGCAACTGCATCCgacagaaaagaaggaaaattaaGTGAGAAAAACAGAAGTGTTGGTAGGTAAACCGAGTCGCCGCATGTGGGCTTTACCCATCACAGCTTAATTACCAATTTAAGAAACTTTAAGcccaacacagatcttctaccgTGTGCTGCCgtgtcctgcctgtgctgtgcAGAGACACGGCCACGCGCAATGACCTTATTCCCGCTCAGACAAGGTGCTcagacaggggtaaggcggtcaatgcgcaCCTCCTTATGTCTGTGCAGCACGGCAGGATGGGCAGcccgcgccgtagaagatcaaGCTCAATTCCCATTTCCCAAAGTCAATTTTTGAGAGGATGAACACCCATAGTGAGACAAGCACAGAGAGAATGAAGAACACATACTGTAGCTGGTTCTAGGAAGCAACCCAAGAGATTGAAAACGTCCCTgcacaagaaaaattaaaaaaaaatggtaattaTGGTTGTTAAGGACAGGAATAATTAAGGAGAAATACTTATGAAGGAGGAGAGCAAACCCAGCAATCCAAGTGAGGAGAAACGTGAGAGAAACACCATGGCCGGATTTAGTTTGGAAATTGGTTATGATCTGAGGGATGTCAGCAACTCCCCAAGCGATAAGACTGACAAGTCCACAAGCAAATGAGATTTCATCTTTAAGATTGCAGAGACAGTCATTGAAATATTTCTTAACCCAACCTACACATAGTTTTCTCTCTTTGGAACAATAAGGAATGGAGTTGGGTCTGGGTTTCATCTCtagatctctctttctctgtttctcacTCTCCTtgatgtgtttgtgttttggtcttgGTTGGAGGGGGAGGGGTTTTAAAGATAAGGTGGTTATAAGAGAAGGTGAAGCTAGCAACCAATTAAGAGAGTAGCGAAGAACTCTCAGTTGGGGAAGCAAAACCAGTAATGATTGGGAAGAACAATAGAATATGCCTTTTGTGTTTAGGTCttggttgggagttgggaggggagggagggt
This window harbors:
- the LOC122661858 gene encoding probable vacuolar amino acid transporter YPQ1 — translated: MKPRPNSIPYCSKERKLCVGWVKKYFNDCLCNLKDEISFACGLVSLIAWGVADIPQIITNFQTKSGHGVSLTFLLTWIAGDVFNLLGCFLEPATLPTQFYTGLLYTISTVMLVWQCVYYDHICRWRKSRSKKEPKEKVGEDAKSQAAAGHESIISIPGGLHRTAAAPSPQRDSYYMSARSLATSGTPPSYGSYLRVARSGPSAMQLNESSSSSDDDSFPSTETTKPIRIPRSVGYGTFLAASVNLPHQTMALVERYLGLPGINQLQDVGVESNSYGMALGWLMAAIYMGGRIPQIWLNIKRGSVEGLNPLMFIFALIANIAYVGSIVVRSTEWEKIKANMPWLFDAVVCVALDLFIILQYIYYKYLQRSKTSGEEDGDFIEAVKPLLS